The following proteins are co-located in the Aquipuribacter sp. SD81 genome:
- a CDS encoding SpoIID/LytB domain-containing protein, producing the protein MRTRTTRVARPATGGGLSAPRRVLAAVVTALVTALVGVLVPGALAAPASAVDGDVVLEGAGFGHGRGMSQYGAYGRALAGQSVAQIVAFYYPGDDLATQSRGSIRVKVGSGSTQTFPLGAGSTVRDGADGTPLRVDTVGDRLRVRRVSGGFEVTVRSAGTYRTPTGWPASVPGPVVVATDSDAVGVLRSDGSVQRYRGTLSLVGTGTGSADLVNTLPFEQYLYSVVGAEMPSSWPAAALQAQAVAARSYAHSRCSQGATHFDVLDTTQCQVYRGVSRTSAAGTVTPYEVASVRAAVDATRDRVVRRGTAVVRTEFSSSNGGVTNGSNGWATRLDPYDDADGRNPYSRWSVTLTPERIERTWPAVGDFLSLTVTGDGVGPFDGRVRTLTVRGTAGRVEVTGEQARTALGLRSHLFRPTTVPPQPTDLLTYDARGGRAVVTRPLLDGGLVTLSSATLATGSDAVVPVTLPGGSRAVLTYDAGSGRAQLHEVGADGSIGAAAGATWSRGWDAVVAAEADGTEGTEVLTYNRRTGRAVVSDLSASGTPSTLSTARWSTGWDQVAAVESDGTAGTELLTYNRGSGRAVFSDLGAGAQLGTLALARWSAGWHSVVAVEADGTIRSEVLTYDRGSGRAVVSDLAADSSPSTLAMARWSVGWDSVVDVETDGTERSEVLTYNRGSGRAVVSDLAGASLATLSLARWSPGWTAVAALPGPPR; encoded by the coding sequence ATGCGCACACGCACCACGCGCGTCGCCCGACCGGCGACCGGCGGGGGCCTCTCGGCCCCCCGCCGGGTCCTCGCGGCCGTCGTGACCGCCCTCGTGACGGCGCTCGTGGGCGTGCTGGTGCCGGGAGCCCTCGCGGCGCCGGCGTCCGCGGTCGACGGCGACGTCGTGCTCGAGGGTGCCGGCTTCGGCCACGGCCGCGGCATGAGCCAGTACGGCGCCTACGGCCGTGCGCTCGCCGGGCAGTCCGTCGCGCAGATCGTCGCCTTCTACTACCCGGGCGACGACCTCGCGACGCAGTCGCGGGGCAGCATCCGCGTCAAGGTCGGCTCCGGCAGCACGCAGACGTTCCCGCTCGGGGCGGGGTCGACCGTGCGCGACGGCGCCGACGGGACCCCCCTCCGCGTCGACACCGTCGGCGACCGGCTCCGCGTGCGGCGGGTGAGCGGCGGGTTCGAGGTGACCGTGCGCTCCGCCGGCACGTACCGCACCCCGACCGGGTGGCCCGCCTCGGTCCCGGGGCCCGTCGTCGTGGCGACCGACTCCGACGCCGTCGGCGTGCTGCGCAGCGACGGCTCGGTGCAGCGCTACCGGGGGACCCTGTCGCTCGTCGGCACCGGGACGGGCTCCGCGGACCTCGTCAACACCCTGCCCTTCGAGCAGTACCTCTACAGCGTCGTCGGCGCCGAGATGCCCTCGTCGTGGCCAGCCGCCGCGCTGCAGGCGCAGGCCGTCGCCGCACGCTCGTACGCGCACTCCCGCTGCTCGCAGGGTGCGACGCACTTCGACGTGCTCGACACCACGCAGTGCCAGGTGTACCGCGGCGTCAGCCGGACCAGCGCCGCGGGCACCGTGACGCCGTACGAGGTCGCCTCGGTGCGGGCCGCGGTCGACGCCACGCGGGACCGGGTCGTGCGCCGGGGGACCGCTGTCGTGCGCACCGAGTTCAGCTCGAGCAACGGCGGCGTCACCAACGGCAGCAACGGCTGGGCGACCCGCCTCGACCCCTACGACGACGCCGACGGGCGCAACCCCTACTCCCGCTGGAGCGTGACGCTCACCCCGGAGCGCATCGAGCGGACGTGGCCGGCGGTCGGCGACTTCCTCTCCCTCACCGTGACCGGGGACGGGGTCGGCCCCTTCGACGGCCGCGTCCGGACGCTCACCGTCCGCGGCACGGCCGGCCGCGTCGAGGTGACCGGGGAGCAGGCGCGCACCGCGCTCGGCCTGCGCAGCCACCTCTTCCGACCCACCACCGTGCCCCCGCAGCCGACGGACCTGCTCACCTACGACGCCCGCGGTGGTCGGGCCGTCGTCACCCGCCCGCTCCTCGACGGCGGGCTCGTCACGCTCTCGAGCGCGACCCTGGCCACCGGCTCGGACGCCGTCGTCCCCGTCACGCTGCCGGGCGGGAGCCGCGCCGTGCTCACCTACGACGCGGGCTCGGGGCGCGCGCAGCTGCACGAGGTCGGCGCCGACGGCTCGATCGGGGCAGCGGCGGGCGCGACGTGGTCACGGGGCTGGGACGCCGTCGTCGCGGCGGAGGCCGACGGCACCGAGGGCACCGAGGTCCTCACGTACAACCGGCGCACCGGCCGCGCCGTCGTGTCGGACCTGTCGGCGTCGGGGACGCCGAGCACCCTGTCGACGGCCCGCTGGTCGACCGGCTGGGACCAGGTCGCCGCCGTGGAGTCCGACGGCACGGCCGGCACCGAGCTGCTCACCTACAACCGGGGCTCGGGGCGGGCGGTCTTCTCCGACCTCGGCGCCGGGGCGCAGCTGGGGACGCTGGCGCTGGCCAGGTGGTCGGCCGGCTGGCACTCGGTCGTCGCGGTCGAGGCCGACGGGACCATCCGCTCGGAGGTCCTCACCTACGACCGGGGCTCGGGGCGTGCCGTGGTGTCCGACCTCGCCGCCGACTCCTCGCCGAGCACCCTCGCCATGGCCCGCTGGTCCGTCGGCTGGGACTCGGTGGTCGACGTCGAGACCGACGGCACCGAGCGCAGCGAGGTCCTCACCTACAACCGGGGCTCGGGGCGCGCGGTGGTCTCCGACCTCGCCGGGGCCTCGCTCGCCACGCTCAGCCTCGCCCGCTGGTCGCCGGGGTGGACGGCGGTGGCGGCCCTGCCGGGGCCGCCCCGCTGA
- a CDS encoding N-acetylmuramoyl-L-alanine amidase, with amino-acid sequence MTHLRRLTAALATTTMVGGLLVFDVVSLPAPGVQAAVSTVSLAAELEPVAPSAEASAVPSAEPSTEASAEPSAEPSIEPSVEPSGTSLLTVDPTTFQTGVIPTDEFSVMGVTWETDEQDTGTVTVEARLREADGWTGWTALERNDGGPDAGTEEARLAAGVDGTEPLVTDGADAVQVRVVTSEGRLPEDINAVTIDPGETPADLVETEQAITASEAFTTRPTIISRAAWGADESRRRCTPSYSKDLVAATVHHTAGTNSYSRSESAGIVRGIYAYHTGSLGWCDVGYNFLVDKYGQVFEGRFGGITRAVRGAHAGGFNDRTMGVSALGNYETASAPSVMVTTIGRVIGWKLGAFGTPATGTVSLTSAGGTSRYSSGTRVSLPRVFAHRDVGLTACPGRNLVSSMPAIRSTAAAFAGGATVGQTLVPVEADRTAGTELLAYDRATGQAVVYDQTTTGAFSVLARSSWPTGMDSVVPAELDGSAGDEVLVYDAASGRALVHDLAADGATSVDADLRWSKGWTRVLAVEVDGRSGSELLVYDAATGRQLVTKLEGTRTRTLRESAWSPGWTYLQVVDVDRRTGSELSVYNPTTGRHLFVDLSRGTGSATLREQRFSPGWDVVSVLEVDGTPGSELLTYNSRSGRVVLTDIASTGRTGTVNLASWSTGWSRVVATEVDGTPGSEILTYNSRSGRIVTTDVTQSGGTRTIR; translated from the coding sequence ATGACGCACCTCCGCCGGCTGACCGCCGCCCTCGCCACCACGACGATGGTCGGAGGTCTCCTCGTCTTCGACGTGGTGTCCCTGCCCGCCCCCGGCGTGCAGGCGGCTGTGAGCACCGTGTCGCTGGCCGCCGAGCTCGAGCCCGTCGCGCCGTCGGCCGAGGCGTCCGCCGTGCCGTCCGCCGAGCCGTCCACCGAGGCGTCCGCCGAGCCGTCCGCCGAGCCGTCCATCGAGCCGTCCGTCGAGCCGTCCGGGACGTCGCTGCTCACCGTCGACCCCACGACCTTCCAGACCGGCGTCATCCCCACCGACGAGTTCTCCGTCATGGGCGTCACCTGGGAGACCGACGAGCAGGACACCGGCACGGTGACCGTCGAGGCCCGCCTGCGGGAGGCGGACGGCTGGACGGGGTGGACGGCCCTGGAGCGCAACGACGGCGGCCCGGACGCCGGCACCGAGGAGGCGCGCCTCGCGGCCGGCGTCGACGGCACCGAGCCCCTCGTCACCGACGGCGCCGACGCCGTCCAGGTGCGGGTCGTGACGAGCGAGGGCCGGCTGCCCGAGGACATCAACGCCGTGACCATCGACCCCGGCGAGACCCCCGCGGACCTCGTCGAGACCGAGCAGGCCATCACCGCGTCGGAGGCCTTCACCACCCGCCCGACGATCATCAGCCGTGCGGCGTGGGGGGCCGACGAGTCCCGCCGCCGCTGCACCCCGTCGTACTCCAAGGACCTCGTGGCGGCCACGGTCCACCACACCGCCGGGACGAACAGCTACTCGAGGTCGGAGAGCGCCGGCATCGTGCGCGGCATCTACGCGTACCACACGGGTTCGCTCGGCTGGTGCGACGTCGGCTACAACTTCCTCGTCGACAAGTACGGCCAGGTGTTCGAGGGCCGCTTCGGCGGCATCACCCGCGCCGTCCGCGGCGCCCACGCCGGCGGCTTCAACGACCGCACGATGGGCGTGTCCGCCCTCGGCAACTACGAGACGGCCTCGGCCCCCTCGGTGATGGTCACCACGATCGGCCGCGTCATCGGGTGGAAGCTCGGCGCCTTCGGCACCCCGGCCACGGGCACCGTGAGCCTCACCTCCGCCGGCGGCACCTCGCGCTACTCCTCCGGGACGCGGGTGTCCCTGCCGCGCGTCTTCGCCCACCGCGACGTGGGCCTCACCGCCTGCCCCGGCCGCAACCTCGTGTCGAGCATGCCGGCGATCCGCAGCACGGCCGCGGCCTTCGCGGGCGGCGCCACCGTCGGGCAGACCCTCGTGCCCGTCGAGGCGGACCGCACCGCCGGCACCGAGCTGCTGGCCTACGACCGGGCCACCGGGCAGGCCGTCGTCTACGACCAGACGACGACGGGTGCCTTCAGCGTCCTCGCGCGCTCCTCGTGGCCGACGGGCATGGACTCGGTCGTGCCCGCCGAGCTCGACGGCTCCGCCGGCGACGAGGTGCTGGTCTACGACGCGGCCTCCGGCCGGGCGCTGGTCCACGACCTCGCCGCGGACGGTGCGACGAGCGTGGACGCCGACCTGCGGTGGTCGAAGGGCTGGACGCGCGTCCTCGCCGTCGAGGTCGACGGCAGGTCCGGGTCCGAGCTGCTCGTCTACGACGCCGCGACCGGCCGCCAGCTCGTGACGAAGCTCGAGGGCACGCGCACCCGCACCCTGCGCGAGAGCGCGTGGTCCCCGGGCTGGACGTACCTGCAGGTCGTCGACGTCGACCGCCGGACGGGCTCGGAGCTGTCGGTGTACAACCCCACGACCGGACGCCACCTGTTCGTCGACCTGTCCCGCGGCACGGGCTCCGCGACGCTGCGCGAGCAGCGCTTCAGCCCGGGCTGGGACGTCGTGAGCGTCCTGGAGGTCGACGGCACGCCCGGCTCCGAGCTCCTGACGTACAACAGCCGCAGCGGCCGCGTGGTCCTCACCGACATCGCCTCGACGGGCCGCACCGGCACCGTGAACCTCGCCTCGTGGTCGACCGGCTGGTCGCGCGTCGTCGCGACCGAGGTGGACGGCACCCCCGGCTCGGAGATCCTCACCTACAACAGCCGGAGCGGGCGTATCGTCACCACCGACGTCACGCAGTCCGGGGGGACCAGGACGATCAGGTGA
- a CDS encoding acyl-CoA dehydrogenase family protein, protein MSEDAYTLTEDQRDLQEAVRAVVADKVAPYAAEVDRDSRFPQEAHDALVASDFHAPHVPEAYDGVGAGALEVCLVIEEVARACASSSLVPAVNKLGSMPVLLAGSEEVKARYLPRLARGEGFSYGLSEREAGSDTAAMRCRARRDGDDWVLDGQKSWITNAGVSEFYTVMAVTDPDAGSRGISAFVVEKGDPGFTFGEKEKKLGIKGSPTRELLFDGCRIPGDRLVGEPGQGLRIALRTLDHTRITIGAQAVGIAQGALDYARDYVKERRQFGRAVAEFQGIQFMLADMAMTLEAARQLVYVAAAKSERDDADLGFFGAAAKCFASDVAMQVTTDAVQLLGGAGYVSDHPVERMMRDAKITQIYEGTNQVQRLVMGRSLLR, encoded by the coding sequence GTGAGCGAGGACGCCTACACCCTGACCGAGGACCAGCGGGACCTGCAGGAGGCCGTGCGCGCGGTCGTGGCGGACAAGGTCGCCCCGTACGCCGCCGAGGTCGACCGCGACTCCCGCTTCCCGCAGGAGGCGCACGACGCGCTGGTCGCCAGCGACTTCCACGCCCCGCACGTCCCGGAGGCCTACGACGGCGTCGGCGCCGGTGCGCTCGAGGTGTGCCTCGTCATCGAGGAGGTCGCCCGCGCGTGCGCCTCGAGCTCGCTCGTCCCGGCCGTCAACAAGCTCGGGTCCATGCCCGTCCTGCTCGCCGGGTCCGAGGAGGTCAAGGCGCGCTACCTGCCGCGCCTGGCCCGCGGCGAGGGCTTCAGCTACGGGCTGTCGGAGCGCGAGGCCGGCTCCGACACCGCGGCCATGCGCTGCCGCGCCCGCCGCGACGGCGACGACTGGGTGCTCGACGGGCAGAAGTCGTGGATCACGAACGCGGGCGTCAGCGAGTTCTACACGGTCATGGCCGTCACCGACCCCGACGCGGGCTCCCGCGGCATCAGCGCCTTCGTCGTGGAGAAGGGCGACCCGGGGTTCACCTTCGGGGAGAAGGAGAAGAAGCTCGGCATCAAGGGCTCGCCCACCCGCGAGCTGCTGTTCGACGGCTGCCGCATCCCGGGCGACCGCCTCGTGGGCGAGCCGGGCCAGGGGCTGAGGATCGCGCTGCGCACGCTCGACCACACGCGCATCACGATCGGGGCGCAGGCCGTCGGCATCGCGCAGGGGGCGCTCGACTACGCCCGCGACTACGTCAAGGAGCGCCGCCAGTTCGGCCGCGCGGTCGCGGAGTTCCAGGGCATCCAGTTCATGCTCGCCGACATGGCGATGACGCTCGAGGCCGCCCGGCAGCTCGTGTACGTCGCCGCGGCGAAGAGCGAGCGCGACGACGCCGACCTCGGCTTCTTCGGCGCCGCGGCCAAGTGCTTCGCCTCCGACGTCGCGATGCAGGTGACGACCGACGCCGTGCAGCTGCTCGGCGGGGCGGGCTACGTGTCCGACCACCCCGTCGAGCGCATGATGCGCGACGCGAAGATCACGCAGATCTACGAGGGCACGAACCAGGTCCAGCGGCTCGTGATGGGGCGCTCGCTCCTGCGCTGA
- a CDS encoding UDP-glucose dehydrogenase family protein, whose translation MRISVIGCGYLGAVHAACMAELGHDVVGIDVDERKVELLSAGKAPFYEPGLPELLERVAGTGRLRFTTDMAEAADAQVHFVCVGTPQRKGEYAADLTYVDAAVDALAPHLRGTADAPVLVVGKSTVPVGTAARLADRVQELLPEGGHALLAWNPEFLREGFAVQDTLTPDRFVYGLPDGDAGATAKALLDEVYATPLGAGTPLVTTDYATAELVKVAANSFLATKISFINAMAEVCEKVNADVVALADAIGHDARIGRRFLNAGLGFGGGCLPKDIRAFMARAGELGVDQALTFLRDVDDINMRRRQRMVELTREVCEGSLLGRRIAVLGAAFKPNSDDIRDSPALSVAAQLRLQGGHVTVYDPQAVENAARAWPDLRFAASADEAVAGADVVLLLTEWQEFRDLDPVALGEQVAHRRLLDGRNALDPATWRAAGWTYRALGRPRG comes from the coding sequence GTGCGTATCTCTGTCATCGGTTGCGGGTACCTGGGGGCCGTGCACGCGGCGTGCATGGCCGAGCTCGGCCACGACGTCGTCGGCATCGACGTCGACGAGCGCAAGGTCGAGCTCCTGTCGGCCGGGAAGGCGCCCTTCTACGAGCCCGGCCTGCCGGAGCTGCTCGAGCGCGTCGCCGGCACCGGGCGGCTGCGCTTCACCACCGACATGGCCGAGGCCGCGGACGCCCAGGTCCACTTCGTGTGCGTCGGCACCCCGCAGCGCAAGGGCGAGTACGCCGCCGACCTCACCTACGTCGACGCGGCGGTCGACGCCCTTGCCCCGCACCTGCGCGGCACCGCCGACGCCCCCGTCCTCGTCGTCGGCAAGTCGACGGTGCCCGTCGGCACCGCCGCCCGTCTCGCCGACCGCGTGCAGGAGCTGCTGCCGGAGGGCGGGCACGCCCTGCTCGCGTGGAACCCGGAGTTCCTGCGCGAGGGCTTCGCGGTCCAGGACACCCTCACCCCCGACCGGTTCGTCTACGGCCTGCCCGACGGCGACGCGGGTGCGACCGCCAAGGCGCTGCTCGACGAGGTGTACGCGACCCCGCTCGGGGCCGGCACGCCCCTCGTCACCACGGACTACGCGACCGCCGAGCTCGTCAAGGTCGCCGCGAACTCCTTCCTCGCGACCAAGATCTCCTTCATCAACGCCATGGCCGAGGTCTGCGAGAAGGTGAACGCCGACGTCGTCGCCCTCGCCGACGCCATCGGCCACGACGCGCGCATCGGGCGCCGCTTCCTCAACGCCGGCCTCGGGTTCGGCGGCGGGTGCCTGCCCAAGGACATCCGCGCCTTCATGGCGCGCGCGGGCGAGCTCGGCGTCGACCAGGCGCTGACCTTCCTGCGCGACGTCGACGACATCAACATGCGCCGCCGCCAGCGCATGGTCGAGCTGACCCGGGAGGTGTGCGAGGGCTCCCTCCTCGGGCGCCGCATCGCGGTGCTCGGCGCGGCCTTCAAGCCCAACAGCGACGACATCCGCGACTCCCCCGCCCTCAGCGTCGCCGCGCAGCTGCGGCTGCAGGGCGGTCACGTGACCGTCTACGACCCGCAGGCGGTCGAGAACGCCGCCCGGGCCTGGCCCGACCTCCGGTTCGCGGCGAGCGCCGACGAGGCGGTCGCCGGTGCCGACGTCGTCCTGCTGCTCACGGAGTGGCAGGAGTTCCGCGACCTCGACCCCGTCGCTCTCGGCGAGCAGGTGGCGCACCGGCGCCTGCTCGACGGCCGCAACGCGCTGGACCCGGCGACGTGGCGGGCCGCCGGCTGGACGTACCGGGCCCTCGGGCGCCCGCGAGGCTAG